In Tiliqua scincoides isolate rTilSci1 chromosome 1, rTilSci1.hap2, whole genome shotgun sequence, the following are encoded in one genomic region:
- the FBXO16 gene encoding F-box only protein 16, translating to MAFAPPKNLEGSKMQTKMSTWTPLNHQLMNDKVFEERRNLLGKWFDKWSDNQRRRILLDLLAHCSLSQLKFCVRQLQDRVPAEALDFTRRLPRVLSLYIFSFLDPRSLCRCAQVSWHWKFLTELDQIWMVKCLRYGWYINFSPTPFEQGIWKKHYVEMVKELQVTRPKTPPKDEFVVVDVQPIGKEVLELKQSLSSVLQSESLLGKKMSKEKSLLPPWRSSDKHPTDIIRFNYLDNFDPIEQARQARKKGGGLTPDLSQSAFQKKRKAGSGMYKLRKAKSLQPSAELPRRDQMVLSDDFDSQPKVPTRPSWAAHQTNGYTVTKATAKILAQSTQWNAGIRPAPVRGVPKLSEKGRKAFVRTSRSSPTSPLFESQPWQVLLSSPGSDAKQEDEEKRLFTPPQLD from the exons ATGGCATTTGCACCTCCCAAAAACTTAGAGGGTTCCAAGATGCAAACAAAGATGAGCACATGGACACCCCTAAACCATCAGCTCATGAATGATAAA GTATTTGAAGAAAGAAGAAACTTGCTGGGGAAATGG tttgaCAAATGGTCGGACAATCAGAGGCGAAGAATTCTGTTGGACCTCTTAGCACACTGTTCCCTCTCTCAGCTGAAATTCTGTGTCAGGCAACTGCAAGATCGTGTACCTGCTGAAGCACTGGATTTCACCAGAAGACTTCCCAGGGTGTTATCACTGTACATCTTTTCTTTCCTGGACCCTCGGAGTCTCTGCCGATGTGCCCAG GTGAGCTGGCATTGGAAATTTTTGACAGAATTGGATCAGATTTGGATGGTGAAGTGTCTCCGTTATGGGTGGTACATCAACTTCTCTCCAACTCCATTTGAGCAAGGAATCTGGAAGAAACACTATGTTGAGATGGTGAAAGAGCTCCAGGTTACCAGGCCCAAG ACTCCTCCAAAAGATGAATTTGTCGTGGTGGATGTTCAGCCCATAGGTAAAGAGGTCCTAGAGTTGAAACAGTCTCTGTCATCAGTTCTCCAATCAGAATCCCTATTAGGAAAGAAGATGAGCAAGGAAAAGAGCCTGCTTCCTCCCTGGCGTTCTTCAGATAAGCATCCCACAGACATTATTAGATTCAACTACCTAGACAACTTTGATCCCATTGAGCAAGCCAGGCAGGC CAGAAAGAAAGGCGGAGGGCTCACCCCAGACCTCAGCCAATCAGCCTTTCAGAAAAAGCGGAAAGCAGGCAGTGGAATGTACAAACTCAGGAAAGCAAAGTCCTTG CAGCCTAGTGCTGAGTTGCCAAGAAGAGATCAG ATGGTGCTCTCTGATGACTTTGACTCACAGCCAAAAGTTCCCACTCGTCCAAGCTGGGCAGCTCATCAGACAAATGGCTACACTGTGACCAAAGCAACGGCTAAGATCCTTGCCCAGAGCACCCAGTGGAATGCTGGGATACGACCAGCACCTGTCCGAGGCGTCCCAAAGCTGAGTGAGAAGGGGAGGAAGGCCTTTGTGAGGACAAGCAGAAGCTCACCAA CCTCACCACTTTTTGAAAGTCAGCCCTGGCAAGTTCTGCTCTCCAGTCCAGGGTCAGATGCAAAGCAGGAAGATGAAGAAAAGAGGCTCTTCACACCACCACAGTTAGATTAG